From the genome of Deltaproteobacteria bacterium:
CCTTGAGTTGCATCAACTATTAAAATAGCACCATCACAAGCCGACAATGAACGTGAAACTTCATAAGTGAAATCTACATGTCCGGGTGTATCAATAAGATTAAAAAGATATTCATTACCATCTTGTGATTTAAATTTTAAACGTACCGCTTGAGCTTTTATGGTGATACCGCGCTCGCGTTCGAGTTCCATTTTATCTAATAATTGGTCTTGGCGATTGCGGTCGTTTACTGCACCACACACGTCAAGGACACGGTCGGCAAAAGTACTTTTGCCATGGTCAATGTGCGCAATAATCGAGAAATTGCGAATTTTTGATAGAGTCATGAAGTGGCAAATTTTACACCGGTTATTACCGGTTTTAACGATCTACAAGTGTTAGTTGACCAGGAAGCTTTTCAGCGTTTGCTTTAAGAACCAAATCAATACCCTGGCGAATGTATTCTGCAACAGGCACACGTGTACGCTCGTGCAGCTGTTTAAGCTTTTCTGCTTGACCTCTAGTGATATACACCGTGGTTGATATTTTTTTCTCGTTTTCTGACAAAATTAGCACCTCGCCGACAAGCCTACCCTACATAGAATGCATGGTAAGGCATGTCAATGCTCACATACGTTCTTGACAATAACTACAAACTGCCTAGCATGAATGTAAGTATCAAATCACAATACGTTTTTAAATTGTAAGAGTCGTAAACGCAAAAAAAGTCTTTTGTTTTTAACTAATTAAACGAAGAAAGATTCAATGATTAGTGAGATAACTAAAAATATCACCAAAATACTTGATAGATTAGTTGCTCTGGGTGAGATCAAAGCAGCAATGCTTCATGATCGCAGTGGTATCTGTGTCGCCTCTTGTGGAGATATCGATAGTATTGCGGTCGTATCTGATACCCATTTTGGTAAAAAGCTTGATTTGGGCCACATTTGTCGTGACGAATGTGGTTCTACTGTACTATCTCAAAACGAAAACGATGCTGTACGTTTAGAAGCAATTGCCGCGCACTATATTTTAACATTAGTGTTAAGTAATCCATTGATTGACAAGGTCTTGCGGTTGCGAATTGATACCGCGAAGCGTGATTTGGGACGTGTGTTATTAAACCCTAAAAATTTATAGCTTTAATTGTAATCAGGGGGGTGTTCCTAATCTGCTTTAAGGATCCAAGCAGGTATATCCGCGCGAGCTAACAACGCTTTAGCATCTTTGGCTTTTTCAACGTCTTTAAACCTACCCATACGGACACGATACCAAGTGCCTTTACCATTGATCTTTGAAGAAATAACAAACGGACGATAGCCTTTACGCTCAAGTGAAGCAGCATAGGCCTTTGCCTCTTCAATGGTCTGAAAAGAACTTACTTGGACCGTAAATTCCCCTGGTTGTGCTGGACCGCGTCCAAGTGCCGCAATCAAATCAGTATCTTTTACTTTATGCGAAGAACTCATCGTAGGTGGTGAATTGACAATTTCTGTTGGCGCTGGTGTTGCTGCCTTTGGTTCAGTATTTGATAATTTTTTTCCTTTTTCAATTTGCTCAACTGCTGATGCAGTAGTCTCGTCAACATTTTGTGAGACTATAGGTGACGCCGTTTCAGTTTTTAACTTCGCTTGCATTTCTTTACGATTGCTGCGTGCTTCTTCTGAAGGTGCGGTTAACTTATTATAAAAAGTTAATTTTTGCAGCCGTTCACCATCAGCATCTATTTCAGCGATGCTATCACGTGTGGCATTACGCGCTTCAATATACGCAGCGCGTTTACCTACCATCATCCCCAACGCAAATACTGCGCCAAGCGCTATAACGGCTCCCAGCGTCAGCCAAATAAGCTGCATACGCTCAAGCCTTACTTCTACTCGTTCTCGAATACGTCTGCTATCACGCATGGCTGTTGCACTCCTTAAAAAAGTCAAATTACCAATTTTAAAACTCTTCAATAGCCATTTGCTCTGGCGCTTGTACCCCAAGAATATCTTCTAATAAGGCCTTAAGCGTTACTTGTAAGCCACGGCATAACAATAATCTTGCTTTAGTTTTATCCGGGTCATCAGAAATAACCCGCTCAGTATTTTTATATTTAGTATAATAACTATGAAACTGTGCTATCAGTTCTTGCACATAATGAACAATACGATGCGGCTCACGCAAAAGCGCCGCATCACGTATTACTTCTGGTGCCAAGGCCATCATTTTAATAAGATTTAATTCAGCCTGTAGAACTAATGCATCGAAGGTGCCCTCGCTGTATATTGGTTGCGCAATACCCATACTACTTGCACGACGAGCAATAGAGCACATCCGGGCATGCCCCATCTGCGCATAATATACTGGATTATCTAGAGATTTCTTAGCCGCCAGTTCAAGATCAAAATCTAATTGGGCATCAGAGCGGCGCATAATAAAGAAATAGCGAGTAGCGTCACAACCAGCCTCACTAATAACCTCACGCAACCATACTGCCGTACCTAAGCGTTTGCCCATACGCACAGCTTCACCACCACGAGATAGTGAAACCATTTGCACTAGCAATACATCTAAGGCGTTAGCGTCCCAGCCAGTAGCCACCATTGCTGCTTTAACTCGCGCAATATAGCCGCCATGATCAGCACCCCAGATATCAATAAGTTGTTTAAAACCACGTTGCATTTTATCGTCATGGTATAAGATATCAGAGGCAAAATAAGTTGGCCGACCATCTTCACGAACTACTACGCGGTCTTTGTCATCGCCAAGGTCAGTAGTACGAAACCATTTTTTGCCGTCTTCTTCATAAATATGACCCGATTTTTTCAGTCGTGAAACGATATCAGTTAAACCAAGGCGGTCAGTTAACTCGCGCTCAGAAACAAAACGGTCAAAACGTACCCCAAAGCTTTCAAGATCTGCTTTGATGCGAACGAGCATACTTTCAATACCCGCGTCGCGAAAAATCGGCAACCAATCATCTTCAATGACGTTAAGAAATTTATCGCCATGCTTTTCTTTTATCTCATTGGCGATATCACCAATATATTCACCTGGATAGAAATCTTCTGGTGCAACAAATTCTCGCCCAAA
Proteins encoded in this window:
- a CDS encoding arginine--tRNA ligase, with translation MPSFTTIKQKLEEKLHVAVAQLHGEHGLEDVPSEVSLQPPKQAEHGDYAANIALALAKKFKQPPRVIATKLQEKLGDANGLLTKTEVADAGFLNLFVSDDAWRESLAGILAAGPDFIKTNAGRGERVLVEFVSANPTGPLHIAHGRGAVTGDVICNMLAASGYKVEREYYVNDLGNQCDIMARSIYLRYGELFGREFVAPEDFYPGEYIGDIANEIKEKHGDKFLNVIEDDWLPIFRDAGIESMLVRIKADLESFGVRFDRFVSERELTDRLGLTDIVSRLKKSGHIYEEDGKKWFRTTDLGDDKDRVVVREDGRPTYFASDILYHDDKMQRGFKQLIDIWGADHGGYIARVKAAMVATGWDANALDVLLVQMVSLSRGGEAVRMGKRLGTAVWLREVISEAGCDATRYFFIMRRSDAQLDFDLELAAKKSLDNPVYYAQMGHARMCSIARRASSMGIAQPIYSEGTFDALVLQAELNLIKMMALAPEVIRDAALLREPHRIVHYVQELIAQFHSYYTKYKNTERVISDDPDKTKARLLLCRGLQVTLKALLEDILGVQAPEQMAIEEF
- a CDS encoding SPOR domain-containing protein: MRDSRRIRERVEVRLERMQLIWLTLGAVIALGAVFALGMMVGKRAAYIEARNATRDSIAEIDADGERLQKLTFYNKLTAPSEEARSNRKEMQAKLKTETASPIVSQNVDETTASAVEQIEKGKKLSNTEPKAATPAPTEIVNSPPTMSSSHKVKDTDLIAALGRGPAQPGEFTVQVSSFQTIEEAKAYAASLERKGYRPFVISSKINGKGTWYRVRMGRFKDVEKAKDAKALLARADIPAWILKAD
- a CDS encoding ribbon-helix-helix domain-containing protein, with the protein product MSENEKKISTTVYITRGQAEKLKQLHERTRVPVAEYIRQGIDLVLKANAEKLPGQLTLVDR